Proteins encoded in a region of the Anopheles ziemanni chromosome 2, idAnoZiCoDA_A2_x.2, whole genome shotgun sequence genome:
- the LOC131291310 gene encoding chymotrypsin-2-like yields MQTKHLTLFSLVLGAALAIPAPTELLGNKDHKIVNGTDASILDFPFMISLRSRTGIHSCGGSILSELWILTAAHCVTSISPVQTVQVGRTNLSVNVDESVYSIEQSILHPEYDTRNSYINDIALLKLARPLTLSDRVYPIRLPHNMLEVEDDPNDLEVTLIGWGLNVTFGVSPTTLQRIEYYVVPNEECKAIHTNTIHPSQICAAYPGGGKGQCSGDSGGPLLHHGVQVGIVSWSIKPCASAPYPGVMTKVSHYLDFIREHTRILH; encoded by the exons ATGCAAACTAAACACTTAACTCTCTTTTCCCTCGTGCTCGGTGCAGCCCTAG ccaTACCAGCACCTACCGAACTCCTCGGCAATAAGGACCACAAGATCGTCAACGGTACCGATGCGTCCATCcttgattttccttttatgATATCCCTTCGTAGTAGAACGGGAATCCACTCCTGTGGAGGAAGTATCCTGTCCGAACTATGGATACTAACGGCCGCTCACTGCGTTACTTCCATCTCTCCAGTGCAGACGGTTCAAGTGGGACGCACTAACCTATCTGTGAATGTGGACGAATCAGTGTACAGCATAGAGCAATCCATTCTTCACCCCGAATACGATACCCGCAACAGTTACATCAACGATATTGCCCTGTTGAAGCTAGCAAGGCCCCTAACGCTTAGTGATCGTGTCTACCCGATTCGTTTACCTCACAATATGCTTGAAGTCGAGGACGATCCAAATGATCTCGAAGTGACGCTAATCGGTTGGGGACTAAATGTTACCTTTGGAGTATCTCCCACCACGCTCCAGCGCATCGAATACTATGTCGTTCCGAATGAGGAGTGCAAGGCGATCCATACGAACACAATCCATCCGTCACAAATTTGTGCCGCCTATCCTGGAGGCGGCAAAGGACAGTGCAGT GGAGATTCTGGAGGTCCGCTGCTACATCACGGAGTTCAGGTGGGCATCGTTTCTTGGAGTATCAAACCGTGTGCTTCTGCACCGTATCCTGGCGTCATGACAAAGGTTTCGCACTACTTGGACTTTATTCGAGAACACACTCGTATTCTGCACTAG
- the LOC131281321 gene encoding uncharacterized protein LOC131281321 has product MASSFANCSYAPDPTAGGDTSPFNYGERSLLDDRDKRGITRASSLALPNHSLLDLLEHKQKLYDTIHLTPPPKGNGTRRHSSDSFPMIENDDFQLPQRQSKKSVQGLPGPLVPPPVPKRTFQGNFPRKPPDSFEVQKRTSLLALDSYQQQHQQQQQVQQLQAQQQQVQQLQQQLQQHLAQQQQQQQQQQAQQQQQHSYAQFVRSERICKSAFEDQSFSYYPTPPKSAKSSGSGGVGGTTCHSVSATSFDDLGEPDDFVLFSKKMASIESNRSSSDSNKSQTTIDTGYVSANETDRSILTGGSCSSAKASGASGSSFRSRFSSEDTQSSLDSFLSSELHRTDTIESLPLNDSPFSLKKNVFNFDLKTSPLIRGSSTVSPNSLDEKLDNCSPRSIESKGSRKLPTVPTRKPSGSGAKLPPPGSSGSRMTPPLPPSRSQQAFETRKLQKLQQQTQLNNVVSVHKTALESLQELYSRPLGIRRNIHRPPPLSQQQMLATSSKGSSMLHLQRQDSGDNFSTITSGVANYQGKPMESSLHGPTAKVNRSLIRGKVPIETSTSASLSGGGSSSPSNNISTLLTGASSGGTPAPCTSLMSNTTGNSTSASEGIGSMGVSTPGTIRSVPPRVSMRQDSSISSDSFSQTSSPSYNSKIMEAPLLSHAAKMPKVSKPIAKNIDEITKESPTDVNGTAAIIKSASTPASLQTIVRLSNGSNVSLQHKKFQILKARKNSNPYVTSGRLKFRLCQILLNAVGLLAIAGGLAAYFNAYPTIKFVNQTITRTSVPAGGGTTSGGTGSSAGSGASSSVTSTGGSSYGASGRPSLDLAPGGYRGDRNPAPGVCLPVIVKFCQQHRVPYNYTVYPNYIGHFGQPEAQGEIDLFEALVDVQCYELVPLFLCSLFVPKCGNFGTSIPPCKSLCIETMRRCSFFFDVFGLELPEYLRCSIFNDAVSDQEECVGMAEYKASIIRSRRPITCSGFLCDNNKRCIPDEWKCDGHVDCHDQTDEAHCDSCGDDAIHCGQGKCMSQKQVCDGHKDCPYGQDERNCIRLSERNGDLGRGTLEVYKADLKQWAPACVRNWDPATSPTMICSLLGYSSVNSSRTTMRGSNRTLVSTKDASAMWRMNQKQNVNLIKEFNSCDINSRYPVAELTCSNYECGKVPNKKNLKATKRIVGGSTSSPGDWPFIAAILGGPEEVFYCAGVLIADQWVLTASHCIGNHTMRNVNDWTIQLGVTRRHAHTYYGQKVKVKTVIPHPLYNLHTAHDNDIALFQLATRVAFHEHLLPVCLPPPHIRELPTGINCTVVGWGKREERNSTPNGASYEPTLNEVNVPIVNRDLCIDWLETFNVTEGMICAGYQEGGRDACQGDSGGPLLCPYPNEKDRWYVGGIVSWGVRCAHPKLPGVYANVPKFIPWILSQINNHSVLQTDTVGR; this is encoded by the exons ATGGCGTCGTCATTCGCTAATTGCTCCTACGCACCCGATCCGACGGCCGGCGGCGACACGAGTCCATTCAACTACGGCGAACGCAGCCTGCTGGACGACCGGGACAAGCG AGGAATTACCAGAGCGTCCAGTCTAGCCCTACCGAACCACTCGCTGCTCGATCTGCTCGAGCACAAGCAGAAGCTGTACGACACCATCCACCTAACGCCACCTCCGAAAGGCAATGGCACCCGGCGGCATTCGTCCGACTCGTTCCCGATGATCGAGAATGACGACTTCCAGCTGCCGCAGCGCCAGAGTAAAAAGTCCGTACAAGGTCTCCCGGGCCCGCTTGTGCCACCGCCGGTTCCGAAGCGTACATTTCAGGGAAATTTCCCGCGCAAACCACCAGATTCGTTCGAGGTGCAGAAGCGAACATCTTTGCTAGCGCTTGACAGttatcagcagcagcatcagcagcagcagcaggtccAGCAGCTTCAGGCCCAGCAACAGCAGGTTCAACAGCTTCAGCAGCAACTACAGCAGCATTTagcccaacagcagcagcagcagcaacagcagcaagcgcaacagcagcagcagcactctTACGCGCAATTCGTTCGCTCGGAGCGTATCTGCAAGTCGGCATTCGAGGATCAATCGTTCAGCTACTACCCCACGCCACCGAAGAGTGCCAAGAGCTCGGGCAGTGGAGGAGTAGGCGGTACCACCTGCCACAGTGTCAGTGCGACCAGCTTCGACGATCTCGGCGAGCCGGATGATTTCGTGCTGTTCAGCAAGAAGATGGCCTCGATCGAATCGAACCGCTCGTCGAGCGACTCGAACAAGTCGCAGACAACCATCGACACCGGGTACGTTTCGGCGAACGAAACGGATCGTTCCATCCTGACCGGTGGTAGCTGCTCGTCGGCGAAGGCAAGCGGTGCATCGGGTTCGTCCTTCCGCAGCCGGTTCTCCTCCGAGGACACTCAGTCCTCGCTCGACAGCTTCCTCTCGTCGGAGCTGCACCGCACGGACACGATCGAGTCGCTCCCGCTCAACGATTCACCCTTCAGTCTGAAGAAGAACGTGTTCAACTTCGACCTGAAAACATCGCCCCTGATCCGTGGCAGCAGTACCGTGTCACCGAACTCGCTCGACGAGAAGCTGGACAACTGCTCACCGCGCAGCATCGAGAGCAAGGGTTCTCGCAAGCTACCCACCGTTCCGACGCGGAAGCCATCCGGCAGTGGTGCGAAGCTACCACCACCGGGGAGTTCCGGTAGCCGCATGACACCACCGCTGCCACCGTCCCGCTCGCAGCAGGCGTTCGAGACGCGGAAGCTCCAAAAGCTCCAACAGCAGACGCAGCTCAACAACGTGGTGTCAGTGCACAAGACAGCCCTCGAGAGCCTGCAGGAACTGTACAGTCGACCGCTCGGCATACGGCGGAACATTCACCGACCGCCACCGCTGAGCCAGCAGCAGATGTTGGCCACTTCGAGCAAGGGATCTTCGATGCTCCACCTGCAGCGACAGGATTCGGGCGACAACTTCTCAACCATTACCTCTGGTGTGGCCAACTACCAGGGCAAACCGATGGAGAGTTCTCTGCACGGTCCCACCGCCAAGGTTAACCGTTCGTTGATCCGCGGGAAGGTGCCCATCGAAACATCTACCAGCGCCAGCCTTTCAGGTGGAGGCTCTTCGTCTCCCAGCAACAACATTTCCACCCTTCTGACCGGGGCCTCCAGTGGGGGAACTCCGGCACCCTGCACCTCTCTGATGAGCAACACCACCGGAAACTCGACGTCGGCCAGTGAAGGCATTGGCTCCATGGGAGTCAGTACTCCCGGCACGATTCGATCGGTACCGCCGCGAGTCAGCATGCGTCAGGATTCGAGCATCTCGAGCGACAGCTTCAGTCAAACGTCCAGCCCCAGCTACAACTCCAAGATCATGGAAGCCCCACTCCTCTCGCACGCCGCCAAGATGCCCAAGGTGTCCAAGCCGATCGCGAAAAACATCGACGAGATCACCAAAGAGTCGCCGACGGACGTGAACGGGACGGCCGCCATCATCAAGAGCGCCTCAACTCCGGCCAGTCTGCAGACGATCGTGCGCCTTTCCAACGGCTCCAACGTTAGTCTTCAGCACAAG aaatttcaaattttaaaagcacGCAAAAATTCCAACCCTTACGTCACGAGCGGTCGGCTAAAGTTCCGCCTGTGCCAGATCCTGCTGAACGCGGTCGGCCTGCTTGCCATCGCCGGTGGTCTGGCGGCCTACTTCAACGCCTACCCGACGATCAAGTTCGTCAACCAAACCATCACCCGCACGTCCGTGCCAGCTGGCGGTGGAACGACGTCGGGCGGAACCGGCTCATCTGCAGGCTCCGGTGCCAGCTCATCCGTCACGTCCACCGGGGGCTCCTCGTACGGGGCATCCGGGCGACCATCGCTAGATCTTGCCCCGGGAGGTTACCGTGGCGATCGCAATCCGGCACCCGGCGTCTGCCTGCCGGTGATCGTGAAGTTCTGCCAGCAACATCGGGTCCCGTACAACTATACCGTCTATCCGAACTACATTGGACACTTTGGCCAGCCCGAAGCGCAAGGT GAAATTGATCTCTTCGAGGCCCTGGTCGACGTGCAGTGCTACGAGCTTGTTCCACTGTTCTTATGCTCTCTGTTTGTGCCTAAATGCGGTAATTTCGGAACATCCATACCGCCGTGTAAAAGTTTGTGTATCG AAACGATGCGACGCTGTAGTTTCTTTTTCGACGTCTTTGGCCTGGAGCTGCCGGAGTACTTGCGCTGCTCGATCTTCAACGACGCGGTGTCGGACCAGGAGGAGTGCGTCGGGATGGCCGAGTACAAGGCATCGATCATACGATCGCGGCGTCCCATCACCTGCTCCGGGTTCCTGTGTGACAACAATAAGCGCTGCATACCGGACGAGTGGAAGTGCGACGGCCATGTGGACTGCCACGACCAGACGGACGAGGCGCACTGCGATTCTTGCGGTGACGATGCCATCCACTGCGGGCAGGGAAAGTGCATGAGCCAGAAGCAGGTTTGCGATGGTCACAAGGATTGCCCGTACGGGCAGGATGAACGGAATTGCA TTCGACTTAGCGAAAGAAATGGGGATCTCGGACGTGGGACGCTGGAGGTGTACAAGGCGGATCTCAAGCAGTGGGCCCCGGCTTGCGTGAGGAACTGGGATCCAGCTACCTCGCCAACAATGATCTGCTCGCTGCTTGGCTACAGCTCGGTTAACTCCAGCCGGACCACGATGCGTGGCTCCAACCGGACGCTGGTGAGCACCAAGGATGCCTCAGCCATGTGGCGCATGAACCAGAAGCAGAACGTCAACCTGATCAAGGAGTTTAACAGCTGCGACATCAACTCGCGCTATCCGGTGGCGGAACTAACGTGCTCCAACTACG AGTGTGGTAAGGTACCGAACAAAAAGAACCTAAAGGCAACGAAACGGATCGTCGGTGGCTCGACCTCGAGCCCGGGAGATTGGCCTTTCATCGCGGCCATCCTGGGCGGCCCGGAGGAGGTGTTCTACTGTGCTGGCGTTCTGATCGCCGATCAGTGGGTCCTGACGGCGTCACACTGCATTGGCAA TCACACGATGCGCAACGTCAACGACTGGACGATCCAGCTCGGGGTCACCCGGCGCCACGCGCACACCTACTACGGCCAGAAGGTGAAGGTGAAAACGGTCATCCCGCACCCGCTGTACAACCTGCACACGGCGCACGATAACGACATCGCACTGTTCCAG CTGGCCACCAGGGTTGCGTTCCACGAGCATCTGCTTCCGGTGTGCCTTCCACCGCCACACATCCGTGAGCTTCCCACCGGCATCAACTGTACCGTCGTTGGCTGGGGCAAGAGGGAGGAACGGAACT CAACACCGAACGGTGCGTCCTACGAGCCGACCCTTAACGAGGTGAACGTGCCGATCGTGAACCGCGATTTGTGCATCGATTGGCTGGAAACGTTCAACGTCACCGAGGGCATGATCTGTGCCGGCTATCAGGAGGGTGGCCGCGATGCGTGCCAG GGTGATTCCGGCGGTCCACTGCTGTGTCCGTATCCGAACGAGAAGGATCGCTGGTACGTGGGTGGAATCGTGTCGTGGGGGGTGCGCTGTGCGCATCCCAAGCTGCCCGGCGTCTACGCCAACGTGCCCAAGTTCATCCCGTGGATTCTGTCGCAGATCAACAATCACTCCGTGCTACAGACGGACACGGTCGGTCGATAG
- the LOC131281392 gene encoding uncharacterized protein LOC131281392, which translates to MWFEILPSFGIITAVLSVPGFALYGLHKLSLDNAYRRNTDERWERMMYVRDMRLTGNPYQCNGLETISDK; encoded by the exons ATGTGGTTCGAAATCCTCCCATCGTTCGGTATTATTACCGCCGTCCTTTCTGTGCCAGGATTTGCCCTGTATGGTTTGCACAAACTATCGTTGGACAAT GCTTACCGGCGTAACACGGACGAAAGATGGGAACGTATGATGTACGTCCGGGACATGCGACTGACTGGCAATCCTTATCAGTGCAAT GGGTTGGAAACAATTTCGGATAAATGA
- the LOC131290440 gene encoding regulator of G-protein signaling 7-like yields the protein MSLSTEGATMVTMSTEATDKAVTVITGTPKKLMMNTNGKCDGSENDKEKDSEREKDKGGEMTSGSSSAPKTAEGGGVESVSSSATVSAPVEEGSIRVGTSMAPATSSSKDGKPSTTAGSTAGSSGPAGKSAGQPSHSHLTQTALSQDAPNILVYKKMEAIVERMQGEEGGVSVRTIKAFMSKVPSVFTGADLIAWIMKNLSIEDVNEALHLAHLLASHGYLFPIDDHQLTVKNDGTFYRFQTPYFWPSNCWEPENTDYAVYLCKRTMQNKTRLELADYEAENLAKLQKMFSRKWEFIFMQAEAQSKVDKKRDKLERKVLDSQERAFWDVHRPMPGCVNTTEVDIKKAYRRGASTLGSGSCGTAGNSNPIEQLSRQIKLLKLKLERRTIKISKVAESYISYFEQYNEYDSFLTPPDQPNPWITDNTEIWDADRTAKDVSLKRVKRWGFSLRELLHDPVGREQFSKFLDKEFSGENLKFWESVQSMKAQPQSKVKEAAHAIYLEFLAPDAPCPVNVDSKSMELAREAVSSTAPPNRWCFDVAAAHVYHLMKSDSYSRYLRSDMYKEYLNGSKKKIKSIPNLFGVKR from the exons ATGAGCCTGAGCACCGAGGGAGCGACGATGGTAACGATGAGCACGGAGGCGACTGATAAGGCAGTAACAGTGATCACCGGTACACCGAAGAAGCTGATGATGAACACCAACGGGAAATGCGACGGCAGCGAAAACGACAAAGAGAAGGATAGTGAGCGGGAGAAGGATAAAGGCGGTGAAATGACTTCCGGAAGTTCTAGTGCTCCCAAGACGGCCGAGGGTGGCGGTGTAGAGAGTGTAAGTTCTAGTGCGACAGTGTCTGCACCGGTGGAGGAAGGATCCATTCGGGTTGGCACTAGTATGGCACCGGCCACAAGCAGCAGTAAAGATGGTAAGCCATCGACCACGGCCGGCTCGACAGCCGGTAGCAGCGGACCGGCGGGAAAGAGTGCTGGTCAACCTTCCCATTCTCACTTAACCCAGACGGCATTGAGCCAAGATGCACCAAACATTTTAGTTTATAAAAAG atGGAAGCGATCGTCGAGCGGATGCAGGGCGAGGAAGGGGGCGTATCGGTACGCACCATCAAAGCTTTCATGAGCAAAGTACCGTCCGTATTCACTGGTGCCGATCTGATAGCGTGGATCATGAAGAACCTCAGCATAGAAGACGTGAACGAGGCGCTCCATTTGGCGCATTTACTCGCATCACACGGATACCTGTTCCCGATCGACGACCACCAGCTGACGGTGAAAAACGACGGCACGTTCTATCGCTTCCAGACGCCGTACTTCTGGCCCTCGAACTGCTGGGAACCGGAAAATACCGACTACGCCGTGTACCTTTGCAAGCGTACGATGCAGAACAAGACGCGCCTAGAGCTGGCCGACTACGAGGCGGAGAATCTGGCCAAGCTGCAGAAGATGTTCTCGCGCAAGTGGGAGTTTATCTTCATGCAGGCCGAGGCGCAGAGCAAGGTGGATAAGAAGCGCGACAAGCTCGAACGGAAGGTGCTCGATTCGCAGGAGCGCGCGTTCTGGGACGTACATCGTCCGATGCCGGGGTGTGTCAACACGACCGAGGTCGATATTAAGAAGGCGTACCGACGTGGAGCGTCCACGCTCGGGTCAGGTTCGTGCGGAACCGCCGGTAACAGCAATCCGATCGAGCAGCTAAGCCGCCAGATCAAGCTGCTCAAATTGAAGCTGGAACGGCGCACGATAAAAATCTCCAAAGTGGCCGAATC ATATATTTCCTACTTTGAACAGTACAATGAGTACGATAGCTTTCTGACACCGCCCGATCAACCAAATCCCTGGATCACGGATAACACCGAGATATGGGACGCCGATCGTACTGC CAAAGACGTGTCGTTGAAGCGTGTGAAGCGGTGGGGCTTCAGCTTGCGGGAACTTCTACACGATCCCGTTGGTCGCGAGCAATTCTCCAAGTTCTTGGATAAAGAATTTAGCGGTGAAAACTTAAA ATTCTGGGAATCGGTGCAAAGCATGAAAGCTCAACCACAATCGAAAGTAAAGGAAGCCGCCCATGCCATATATCTTGAATTTCTGGCCCCGGATGCACCATGTCCGGTGAACGTCGACTCGAAGTCGATGGAGCTGGCGCGGGAAGCGGTGAGCAGTACGGCGCCACCAAACCGCTGGTGCTTCGATGTGGCAGCCGCCCACGTGTACCATCTGATGAAGAGTGACTCTTACTCACGCTACCTGCGGTCGGACATGTACAAGGAGTATTTGAACGGGTCGAAGAAAAAGATCAAATCCATTCCGAACCTGTTCGGTGTGAAGCGTTAA
- the LOC131294703 gene encoding cilia- and flagella-associated protein 20-like, whose product MFRNSFQHGFVSVFTSGGSKPLAIWDVHTKNGHCRRLTDEDLRSLTFELVGVNVATTYMVAPCNPCPSLAIKLPFLVMHVKNLRKFFSFEVQVLDDRQSLRRFRFSNFQSGTRVDIFSSSIPLSLSPNWNEIQLNLVDFTRRAYGTNYVETVRIQVHANVRIKRIYFCDRLYKIEEQPSEFRLFPPVRPCRIAEMRAAAKHHKHPDEPIEMVRPPTPVQEVIDSNQEEAPAETICASTNVENPAATVPTETVNEVVQSVVHFEETEDEKMEQTADEPLEQPGQQDSERSQNLNDN is encoded by the exons ATGTTTCGAAACTCCTTCCAGCATGGGTTTGTTAGCGTGTTCACCAGTGGTGGCAGCAAACCGCTCGCCATTTGGGATGTACACACGAAAAACGGACACTGCCGTCGGTTAACGGACGAAGATCTTCGCTCACTTACCTTCGAGTTGGTTGGCGTGAATGTAGCCACGACGTACATGGTGGCCCCGTGTAACCCGTGCCCTTCGCTCGCCATCAAGCTACCCTTCCTGGTGATGCACGTGAAAAATCTGAGgaaatttttttccttcgaagtGCAG GTTCTGGACGACCGACAATCACTCCGGCGGTTTCGATTCTCAAACTTCCAGAGTGGAACCCGGGTGGACATCTTTAGTTCCTCGATACCGCTGTCACTAAGCCCCAACTGGAATGAAATCCAGCTCAATCTGGTCGATTTCACGCGTCGTGCGTACGGCACAAACTACGTGGAAACAGTGCGCATCCAGGTTCACGCAAATGTCCGAATCAAGCGCATCTACTTCTGCGATCGGCTTTATAAGATCGAGGAGCAACCCAGCGAGTTTCGGCTGTTTCCACCGGTTCGTCCGTGCCGGATCGCAGAAATGCGGGCAGCAGCTAAGCACCACAAACATCCCGATGAACCGATCGAAATGGTACGTCCACCAACTCCCGTACAAGAAGTGATCGATTCGAACCAGGAGGAAGCCCCGGCTGAGACGATTTGTGCATCAACGAATGTTGAAAATCCGGCGGCTACGGTTCCAACGGAAACAGTTAATGAAGTGGTTCAATCGGTGGTGCACTTTGAAGAAACGGAAGATGAGAAGATGGAACAAACAGCAGATGAGCCATTGGAGCAGCCAGGGCAGCAGGACTCGGAAAGGTCACAAAATTTAAATGACAATTAA
- the LOC131284608 gene encoding monocyte to macrophage differentiation factor — protein sequence MQDGLISRAGASICNDPFADKGTAKYSTMNGTGTSTTTMATPSAKQYSPTKSCQHHQPRQPPSPTHHTAGAEFKLCGYDCGPMMAGQTTDDGSPHSPGGPKADMFGVLEFWIKLRHDLRTLPWEQLKSVKLKNPRAAPGCAYIPTQVEHIANVLTHGFWILPAIYGGSNLYWRSYTPAQTLAAIIYGVALTMLFFVSTCFHCVCYCSRNRPLKDALHRCDRAMIYIFIAGSYYPWLSLGHTTHPQIVSVVKWCVWVMAVLGIIYQQMYHERYKCLETFFYVVIGLGPSVVIVLWGHEFTGMSELKFGGLLYIVGIVFFKADGLFPFAHAIWHLFVVFAACVHYFAILTHLFPVPTSAGVAGASI from the exons ATGCAAGATGGACTCATATCCCGCGCGGGGGCCTCGATCTGCAACGATCCGTTCGCCGACAAAGGTACGGCAAAGTACAGCACCATGAATGGAACGgggacgtcgacgacgaccatGGCAACACCATCGGCCAAGCAATACTCACCGACCAAATCCTGCCAGCACCATCAACCCCGACAACCGCCCTCACCCACACATCATACCGCGGGCGCCGAATTTAAACTTTGCGGTTATGATTGTGGCCCAATGATGGCGGGCCAAACGACCGACGATGGTAGCCCGCATTCCCCTGGCGGTCCGAAGGCGGACATGTTCGGTGTGCTGGAGTTTTGGATCAAGCTGAGGCACGATCTAAGGACGCTACCGTGGGAACAGTTGAAGTCGGTTAAGCTGAAGAACCCTCGTGCCGCACCCGGCTGTGCCTACATTCCGACCCAG GTGGAACATATCGCCAACGTATTAACGCACGGGTTTTGGATACTACCGGCGATATACGGTGGGTCCAATCTCTACTGGCGCAGCTACACACCGGCCCAAACCCTCGCCGCCATCATCTACGGAGTCGCCCTGACGATGCTGTTCTTCGTTTCGACGTGCTTCCACTGCGTTTGCTACTGCAGTCGCAATCGACCACTGAAGGATGCCCTGCACCGGTGCGACCGTGCCATGATCTACATATTTATCGCCGGTTCGTACTATCCGTGGCTCAGTCTCGGCCACACGACCCACCCGCAGATTGTGTCCGTCGTCAAGTGGTGCGTTTGGGTGATGGCTGTGCTCGGTATAATCTATCAGCAG ATGTACCACGAACGGTACAAGTGCCTGGAGACGTTCTTCTACGTTGTGATCGGTCTCGGGCCGTCGGTTGTGATCGTTCTCTGGGGCCACGAGTTCACCGGCATGTCAGAGCTCAAGTTCGGTGGCCTCCTTTACATCGTCGGTATAGTGTTCTTCAAGGCGGACGGACTCTTTCCGTTTGCGCACGCTATTTGGCatctttttgttgtgtttgccGCGTGCGTACACTACTTCGCCATCCTGACACACTTGTTCCCTGTGCCGACGTCTGCTGGCGTCGCCGGGGCTTCAATTTAA